Proteins from a genomic interval of Phlebotomus papatasi isolate M1 chromosome 3, Ppap_2.1, whole genome shotgun sequence:
- the LOC129805471 gene encoding general vesicular transport factor p115 produces MDFFQRGLKSVLGTPEAGQVPSGAETVEKLVDRVSSSTLLEDRRDACRALKALSKKYRIEVGAQGMPALVQILETDRADCEIIGYTLDTLCNIISPEQFDEELENPTVSVNVGEQFTEMFIKNPENVGLVLSYLEEYDFRVRWPSIKFLTSLIEYRPKELQEIVLVSPMGVSKLMDLLSDSREVVRNDALLLLIQLTKGNANIQKIVAFENAFDRLFDVMKEEGCSDGGIVVEDCLILMLNLLKNNSSNQQFFKEGSYIQRLAPMFTMPPELEETGWTPQKVSNIHCMLQVVRSLVSPGNSHQIIASCQKTMRNSGLLEALCNVLMSSGVPADILTETINTVGEVVRGDMNNQEFLSLVMAPSNPPRAAIVVLLMSMVNEKQPLTLRCAVLYCYECFLYRNEIGQTNLVQTLLPSSTEVSSLTQGQLLCDGLFSTDSLANWFSAVALMHGLIENPAQKEQLLRVLLATAVGSPPVSLLQQCTTLLQQGNYRVQSKIGLLMLICTWLSHCQLAVKGFLSSPNSVAFLIAQISANEHDENEYLIQGLCAFLMGICIQFNDNSVPNYKREDLCQLVLKRISCETFLTKLGEVSKHESYSKAAKQPQIRFRAPLDVLLDHEFCKLFKALEAIVVKTITSIGTDGSNITELTLSQEASGIVGQYKDIIREQDTKIAELQSTIKRCEKEMEETRRQLTEAQSSNAQLSDANILLKAQLAAATDLAHQLQTSQINHIGNHVAGLNITGNGYQNHHDSPQIQALQMENSQLKQDVERLTLTLRGFQEKFTEESIEREKLKVEQEDLLELLADQDTRIKQYRQQLRDLGAQIEASEDDESDDGAADNGLK; encoded by the exons ATGGATTTCTTCCAGAGAGGACTCAAGAGTGTTCTGGGTACACCAGAGGCTGGTCAAGTGCCCAGCGGAGCTGAAACt GTGGAGAAATTGGTGGATAGAGTGTCATCATCCACACTCCTCGAGGATCGACGGGATGCCTGTCGTGCTCTAAAGGCTCTTTCGAAGAAATATAGAATTGAAGTTGGGGCTCAGGGAATGCCGGCTCTTGTGCAAATTCTCGAAACAGATCGGGCAGATTGTGAGATAATAGGATATACCCTTGATACACTGTGCAATATCATATCTCCAGAGCAATTTGATGAAGAACTGGAGAATCCGACTGTTTCGGTGAATGTGGGAGAACAGTTTACTGAGATGTTCATTAAGAATCCAGAGAATGTTGGACTTGTCCTGTCATATCTCGAAGAATATGATTTTCGTGTAAGATGGCCATCGATAAAATTCCTCACGAGTCTCATTGAGTATCGCCCGAAGGAGCTACAGGAGATTGTTCTGGTAAGTCCAATGGGAGTGTCAAAATTGATGGATTTGCTCAGTGACAGCCGGGAAGTTGTGAGAAATGATGCTCTTCTGTTGCTCATCCAACTCACCAAGGGCAATgcaaatattcagaaaattgtAGCTTTTGAGAATGCCTTTGATCGACTATTTGACGTGATGAAGGAAGAGGGTTGTTCAGATGGAGGAATTGTTGTTGAAGATTGCCTGATCTTGATGCTGAATCTTCTGAAGAACAATTCAAGCAATCAGCAATTTTTCAAGGAAGGCAGCTACATTCAGCGTCTAGCACCGATGTTTACCATGCCCCCGGAACTTGAGGAAACCGGCTGGACACCTCAAAAAGTTTCCAATATTCACTGCATGCTGCAAGTTGTGAGGTCTCTAGTAAGTCCAGGGAATTCTCATCAAATCATAGCATCGTGCCAGAAGACAATGAGGAACAGCGGGCTGCTGGAAGCACTCTGCAACGTCTTGATGAGCAGTGGAGTTCCTGCGGATATTCTCACAGAAACCATCAATACCGTAGGCGAAGTTGTGAGAGGAGATATGAATAACCAGGAATTTCTGAGTCTCGTCATGGCACCCAGTAATCCCCCAAGGGCAGCAATTGTCGTTCTCCTGATGTCCATGGTGAATGAGAAGCAACCTCTGACCCTGAGATGCGCTGTCCTGTATTGCTACGAATGCTTCCTCTATCGCAATGAAATTGGCCAGACAAATCTCGTGCAGACCCTCCTGCCTTCATCCACTGAAGTCAGTAGCCTCACCCAAGGACAACTCCTCTGCGATGGATTGTTCAGCACTGATTCCCTGGCCAATTGGTTCAGTGCTGTGGCTCTTATGCACGGGCTGATTGAAAATCCTGCCCAGAAGGAACAATTGCTTCGTGTTCTTCTAGCCACAGCAGTTGGAAGTCCTCCAGTGTCTCTGCTGCAACAATGCACGACTTTGCTACAGCAGGGAAATTATCGGGTCCAGAGTAAAATCGGTCTGTTGATGCTGATCTGCACCTGGCTCAGTCACTGCCAGCTAGCCGTCAAAGGTTTCCTCTCGTCACCCAACAGTGTGGCCTTCCTGATTGCCCAAATCAGTGCGAATGAACATGACGAAAATGAGTATCTCATCCAGGGACTCTGTGCCTTCCTCATGGGCATCTGCATCCAGTTCAATGATAACTCCGTACCCAATTACAAGAGAGAAGACCTCTGTCAGCTTGTCCTCAAGCGTATTAGCTGTGAGACCTTCCTGACCAAACTCGGCGAAGTGTCAAAACACGAAAGCTACAGTAAGGCAGCCAAACAGCCACAGATTCGCTTCAGAGCTCCCTTAGATGTCCTCCTGGACCATGAATTCTGCAAACTCTTCAAGGCTCTCGAGGCAATTGTCGTAAAAACCATAACATCAATTGGGACCGATGGTAGCAACATCACGGAACTAACCCTCAGTCAGGAAGCTTCAGGAATTGTTGGGCAGTACAAGGACATCATCCGGGAGCAAGATACAAAAATTGCTGAACTCCAGTCGACCATTAAGCGTTGCGAGAAGGAAATGGAGGAAACCAGGCGACAATTGACTGAAGCACAATCATCCAATGCTCAATTGTCGGATGCAAATATCCTGCTGAAAGCACAATTGGCTGCTGCCACGGATCTGGCACATCAGCTACAAACTAGTCAAATCAATCACATTGGTAATCACGTGGCTGGTCTCAATATCACAGGAAATGGTTATCAGAATCATCACGACAGCCCTCAGATTCAAGCTTTGCAGATGGAGAATTCTCAGCTGAAGCAGGATGTTGAGAGGCTGACGCTGACGCTGAGAGGATTCCAGGAAAAATTCACAGAGGAATCCATTGAGAGGGAGAAACTGAAGGTGGAACAGGAGGATCTACTTGAATTGCTTGCTGATCAG GATACCAGGATCAAACAGTATCGACAGCAACTGCGAGACCTCGGAGCTCAAATTGAGGCCTCTGAGGACGATGAATCGGATGATGGAGCTGCAGACAATGGTCTCAAGTAG
- the LOC129805476 gene encoding protein phosphatase 1 regulatory subunit 7 — translation MSDNEEKAAGAEGASNDESSKDNPDGPTMQKIEEIITIDPETYDLDLNHQRIGQIEGLEPLVRIERLCFRWNLIKKIENLQTLTTLKELEFYDNQITKLENLDTLVNLEILDVSFNRLGKIENIEMLTNLERLFLCANKIPKIENLDSLVNLTMLELGDNKLRKIENLDALVNLKQLYLGKNKITRIENLDKLTNLTCLSLQANRITKIENLEKLTELSELYLSENGIEKIENLENNKAIETLDLAQNMISKIENLSHLTELEEFWLNDNSVSDWSCINHLSGNSKLVTIYLERNPVASDVQYRTKLKLAIASLTKIDATLCR, via the exons atgtCAGATAATGAAG AAAAAGCTGCTGGAGCAGAAGGTGCCTCAAATGATGAATCATCAAAAGACAATCCGGACGGTCCTACGATGCAAAAAATCGAAGAAATCATAACAATAGACCCGGAAACATATGACTTGGATCTCAATCATCAGCGGATAGGGCAGATAGAGGGTCTTGAGCCTCTTGTGCGCATCGAAAGGCTGTGTTTCAGGTggaatttaataaagaaaattgaaaatctacAGACATTGACCACCCTCAAGGAATTGGAATTCTATGATAACCAAATCACCAAACTCGAAAATCTCGATACTTTGGTCAATCTTGAGATTCTGGATGTGAGTTTCAATCGTCTGGGAAAGATTGAAAATATTGAGATGCTGACGAATCTTGAACGGTTATTCCTGTGCGCAAATAAAATTCCCAAGATTGAAAACTTGGATTCCCTGGTAAATCTAACGATGTTGGAATTGGGAGACAATAAGCTGAGGAAGATTGAGAACCTCGATGCCTTAGTCAATCTCAAGCAACTCTATCTGGGAAAGAATAAAATCACACGAATTGAAAATCTCGATAAACTGACCAATTTGACGTGCTTGAGTCTCCAAGCCAATCGGATTACAAAGATTGAGAACCTGGAAAAACTTACTGAACTCTCTGAGCTGTACTTATCTGAGAATggaattgaaaaaattgagaatttggAGAATAACAAGGCTATTGAGACGCTGGATTTGGCACAAAATATGATCAGCAAGATTGAAAATCTTTCCCACCTCACGGAACTCGAGGAATTCTGG CTCAATGATAATTCCGTCTCTGATTGGAGTTGCATCAATCATTTATCGGGAAATAGTAAATTGGTCACAATTTATCTGGAGCGCAATCCCGTAGCGTCTGATGTTCAGTATCGGACAAAGCTCAAATTGGCCATAGCGTCTCTCACAAAAATTGACGCCACCCTGTGTCGCTAG